From a single Oreochromis niloticus isolate F11D_XX linkage group LG4, O_niloticus_UMD_NMBU, whole genome shotgun sequence genomic region:
- the hmox2b gene encoding heme oxygenase 2 yields METAGNVSNGAGPVYEQKEKTLRPEDLSEMLAAGTKQIHEKAENTQFVKDFLRGRIRKELFKLGAVALYYTYTALEEEIERNKDHPHFAPLYFPAELHRHEALARDLEYFYGPEWKSQTSCSKATQQYVDRIHQVGQEDPVLLVAHAYTRYMGDLSGGQVLKKVAQRALKLPPTGEGLEFYQFDAIHSAKAFKQLYRSRMNELELDMETKKRLVDEAVKAFLFNIEVFEELEEIGKTVQEDVLDAGMPVHGAMGGDISKCPYYNAKMAASGGTAYVRQLAMAALRHPTGQVLFATWFAALAGLVAWYLM; encoded by the exons ATGGAGACAGCAGGGAATGTGTCCAATGGTGCAGGGCCTGTGTATGAGCAGAAAGAAAAGACCctcag GCCAGAGGATCTGTCTGAGATGCTGGCAGCAGGGACCAAGCAGATTCACGAAAAGGCTGAGAACACTCAGTTTGTGAAAGATTTCCTCAGGGGGCGCATCCGCAAAGAGCTCTTCAAG CTTGGTGCGGTGGCGCTTTACTACACTTACACGGCCCTGGAGGAGGAGATTGAAAGAAACAAGGATCACCCCCATTTTGCTCCTCTTTATTTTCCCGCTGAGCTGCATCGCCACGAAGCTCTGGCCCGTGACCTCGAGTACTTTTACGGTCCAGAATGGAAGAGCCAGACAAGCTGCTCAAAGGCCACCCAACAATATGTGGACCGCATCCATCAAGTAGGGCAGGAGGACCCAGTGTTGCTGGTTGCACATGCCTACACCCGCTACATGGGGGACCTATCTGGTGGGCAGGTGCTGAAGAAGGTGGCACAGAGAGCCTTGAAGCTGCCGCCCACAGGAGAGGGCTTAGAGTTCTACCAGTTCGATGCCATCCATAGCGCCAAAGCATTCAAGCAGCTGTACCGAAGTCGGATGAATGAGCTGGAACTGGACATGGAAACAAAGAAGAGACTGGTGGATGAGGCTGTGAAGGCTTTTCTGTTCAACATTGAG GTGTTTGAGGAGTTAGAAGAGATCGGCAAAACCGTCCAGGAGGATGTTTTAGATGCTGGCATGCCCGTTCATGGAGCAATGGGTGGAGACATCAGCAAATGTCCCTACTACAATGCCAAAATGG CGGCATCAGGTGGAACGGCATACGTCCGTCAGCTGGCCATGGCTGCTCTCAG
- the tedc2 gene encoding uncharacterized protein tedc2 isoform X1 → MSLLCAVEEAVRSCKVEQAKVNHRIQLYRELLKSLTPQPEVSFEETELAGAAPTGVSPCDKEDIELLEKALEKALRVRTGSEPSKKDSKLPKPGKETGTLGARPVDVTHSSAASRGSQRTIRSSTKSASLDRKGYRRPGLSVCSSLASGPLASADPGQTKTTDNRNTIQNHPASSAGALHHQASRKLQQAVVPSVSPDHITSLLSKNKTIRSNMSSGNDLRKAVPVSANSSNNVVSSSQTNEPGACSLPQQNGRIPSEQTTKWKSLKSKQSRLWDKAVALQRNPGPGRSHFMERMRATFPRNWPFGSPYETRALLDRLIHQGQDLTQLCGEPLTKQMPEITSRLVSTGDKYDSCMSLERLQLTAAELQNFADQVKQEWKAWDRWRPEGGCFCPTGANGVQGDGITSPLPLTITYATEAELQELEQLRMRVALLQQEVDLEQALLDTLSPQLSAIVPGPECLSPSVLRDIYSLLGEGGERFPAIVLDSEPA, encoded by the exons ATGTCACTGCTGTGCGCAGTCGAGGAAGCTGTCAGGTCATGCAAAGTGGAACAAGCTAAGGTTAATCACCGCATTCAACTCTACAGAGAATTATTAAAGAGCCT AACACCCCAACCCGAGGTGAGCTTTGAGGAAACAGAATTGGCAGGTGCTGCTCCTACAG GTGTCTCCCCTTGTGATAAGGAAGACATAGAACTGCTTGAGAAGGCTCTAGAGAAAGCCCTCCGTGTGCGCACCGGCTCAGAACCTTCTAAAAAAGACTCAAAACTACCCAAACCTGGAAAGGAAACAGGGACTTTAGGTGCTAGGCCTGTTGATGTCACACATTCATCTGCAGCATCTAGAGGAAGCCAAAGAACGATAAGGTCATCCACTAAATCTGCCAGCCTTGACAGAAAAGGGTACAGACGGCCTGGATTATCAGTATGCTCCTCACTAGCCTCGGGACCTTTAGCTAGCGCCGACCCCGGACAGACCAAAACAACAGATAATAGAAACACGATCCAAAACCATCCTGCCTCATCAGCTGGCGCTTTGCATCACCAGGCTTCTAGGAAACTGCAGCAGGCTGTCGTGCCGTCTGTCTCTCCTGATCACATCACAAGCTTGCTCTCTAAAAACAAGACTATCAGAAGCAATATGTCGAGTGGCAATGACCTGAGGAAAGCTGTGCCTGTCTCTGCAAATTCTTCAAATAACGTAGTGTCCTCTTCACAAACAAATGAGCCAGGAGCATGCAGTTTGCCTCAACAGAATGG CAGGATACCTTCTGAGCAAACAACAAAATGGAAATCGTTAAAGAGCAAACAGAGCAG ACTGTGGGATAAAGCCGTTGCCCTACAGAGGAACCCTGGGCCTGGGAGGAGTCACTTCATGGAGAGAATGAGAGCTACG TTTCCCAGGAATTGGCCATTTGGCAGCCCGTATGAGACCAGGGCTCTGCTGGACAGGCTGATTCACCAAGGTCAAGACCTCACACAGCTCTGCGGGGAGCCTCTAACCAAACAGATGCCAGAGATAACATCAAGACTGG TTAGTACAGGCGACAAGTATGATTCCTGTATGTCGCTGGAAAGGTTGCAGCTCACAGCAGCTGAGCTCCAGAATTTTGCAGATCAAGTGAAACAAG AGTGGAAAGCATGGGATCGATGGAGGCCAGAGGGAGGTTGTTTTTGCCCCACTGGGGCAAATGGTGTGCAGGGAGATGGGATAACTTCACCCCTGCCCCTGACTATAACATATGCAACAGAGGCAGAGCTGCAAGAGCTCGAGCAGCTGCGGATGAGGGTGGCATTGCTGCAACAAGAGGTTGATCTTGAACAG GCTCTGTTGGACACCCTGTCCCCTCAGTTGTCGGCTATCGTACCTGGGCCTGAATGTCTGAGCCCCAGTGTACTCAGAGACATCTACTCCCTGCTGGGTGAAGGAGGGGAACGTTTCCCAGCTATAGTCCTGGATTCTGAGCCTGCCTGA
- the tedc2 gene encoding uncharacterized protein tedc2 isoform X2: protein MSLLCAVEEAVRSCKVEQAKVNHRIQLYRELLKSLTPQPEVSFEETELAGAAPTGVSPCDKEDIELLEKALEKALRVRTGSEPSKKDSKLPKPGKETGTLGARPVDVTHSSAASRGSQRTIRSSTKSASLDRKGYRRPGLSVCSSLASGPLASADPGQTKTTDNRNTIQNHPASSAGALHHQASRKLQQAVVPSVSPDHITSLLSKNKTIRSNMSSGNDLRKAVPVSANSSNNVVSSSQTNEPGACSLPQQNGIPSEQTTKWKSLKSKQSRLWDKAVALQRNPGPGRSHFMERMRATFPRNWPFGSPYETRALLDRLIHQGQDLTQLCGEPLTKQMPEITSRLVSTGDKYDSCMSLERLQLTAAELQNFADQVKQEWKAWDRWRPEGGCFCPTGANGVQGDGITSPLPLTITYATEAELQELEQLRMRVALLQQEVDLEQALLDTLSPQLSAIVPGPECLSPSVLRDIYSLLGEGGERFPAIVLDSEPA from the exons ATGTCACTGCTGTGCGCAGTCGAGGAAGCTGTCAGGTCATGCAAAGTGGAACAAGCTAAGGTTAATCACCGCATTCAACTCTACAGAGAATTATTAAAGAGCCT AACACCCCAACCCGAGGTGAGCTTTGAGGAAACAGAATTGGCAGGTGCTGCTCCTACAG GTGTCTCCCCTTGTGATAAGGAAGACATAGAACTGCTTGAGAAGGCTCTAGAGAAAGCCCTCCGTGTGCGCACCGGCTCAGAACCTTCTAAAAAAGACTCAAAACTACCCAAACCTGGAAAGGAAACAGGGACTTTAGGTGCTAGGCCTGTTGATGTCACACATTCATCTGCAGCATCTAGAGGAAGCCAAAGAACGATAAGGTCATCCACTAAATCTGCCAGCCTTGACAGAAAAGGGTACAGACGGCCTGGATTATCAGTATGCTCCTCACTAGCCTCGGGACCTTTAGCTAGCGCCGACCCCGGACAGACCAAAACAACAGATAATAGAAACACGATCCAAAACCATCCTGCCTCATCAGCTGGCGCTTTGCATCACCAGGCTTCTAGGAAACTGCAGCAGGCTGTCGTGCCGTCTGTCTCTCCTGATCACATCACAAGCTTGCTCTCTAAAAACAAGACTATCAGAAGCAATATGTCGAGTGGCAATGACCTGAGGAAAGCTGTGCCTGTCTCTGCAAATTCTTCAAATAACGTAGTGTCCTCTTCACAAACAAATGAGCCAGGAGCATGCAGTTTGCCTCAACAGAATGG GATACCTTCTGAGCAAACAACAAAATGGAAATCGTTAAAGAGCAAACAGAGCAG ACTGTGGGATAAAGCCGTTGCCCTACAGAGGAACCCTGGGCCTGGGAGGAGTCACTTCATGGAGAGAATGAGAGCTACG TTTCCCAGGAATTGGCCATTTGGCAGCCCGTATGAGACCAGGGCTCTGCTGGACAGGCTGATTCACCAAGGTCAAGACCTCACACAGCTCTGCGGGGAGCCTCTAACCAAACAGATGCCAGAGATAACATCAAGACTGG TTAGTACAGGCGACAAGTATGATTCCTGTATGTCGCTGGAAAGGTTGCAGCTCACAGCAGCTGAGCTCCAGAATTTTGCAGATCAAGTGAAACAAG AGTGGAAAGCATGGGATCGATGGAGGCCAGAGGGAGGTTGTTTTTGCCCCACTGGGGCAAATGGTGTGCAGGGAGATGGGATAACTTCACCCCTGCCCCTGACTATAACATATGCAACAGAGGCAGAGCTGCAAGAGCTCGAGCAGCTGCGGATGAGGGTGGCATTGCTGCAACAAGAGGTTGATCTTGAACAG GCTCTGTTGGACACCCTGTCCCCTCAGTTGTCGGCTATCGTACCTGGGCCTGAATGTCTGAGCCCCAGTGTACTCAGAGACATCTACTCCCTGCTGGGTGAAGGAGGGGAACGTTTCCCAGCTATAGTCCTGGATTCTGAGCCTGCCTGA